A part of Roseitalea porphyridii genomic DNA contains:
- a CDS encoding TRAP transporter substrate-binding protein, whose product MKSKSLATIATVALTISAFAPEARSEEVMRISSWLPPSHVNTEIFPTWIEWIEEATDGRVTGKIEYDLASPPDQIDIVTDGAADASWIFHGYNPGRFVTTKLIELPGLLADAEASSVAHQRAYETYLKDAGEHEGVVVAAMMTHGPGQLYMRTARDGLAALDGAKIRIGGGVSADVAEALGMVGVQVPAPQVYETLSGGVADGAMMPIDTNKALRLYEVTPETYIMPGGFYRGSFALILSEAFLARLSDEDREAVLSTTGERLAAMAGAAWARADIAGLELVEEVTSMHTFSDEDQQTFAGISAGIRQETIDAVADRGVDAAAALEMIEETARAYVQ is encoded by the coding sequence ATGAAATCGAAATCCCTCGCGACGATTGCGACCGTCGCTCTCACCATTTCAGCATTCGCCCCGGAGGCTCGCTCCGAGGAGGTCATGCGGATCTCGAGTTGGCTGCCGCCAAGCCACGTGAACACTGAGATCTTCCCGACTTGGATCGAATGGATCGAAGAAGCGACAGACGGTCGGGTGACGGGAAAAATCGAATATGATCTGGCCTCGCCGCCCGACCAAATCGACATCGTGACCGATGGAGCGGCGGATGCCAGCTGGATCTTCCACGGGTACAATCCCGGCCGTTTCGTAACGACGAAGCTCATTGAATTGCCCGGTCTTCTCGCAGACGCCGAGGCCAGTTCGGTCGCCCATCAACGCGCATATGAGACCTATCTCAAGGACGCCGGTGAACATGAAGGCGTCGTGGTCGCGGCGATGATGACGCACGGGCCGGGCCAGCTTTACATGCGCACCGCTCGTGATGGCCTCGCAGCGCTCGATGGTGCAAAGATCCGTATCGGTGGCGGCGTATCGGCCGATGTTGCCGAGGCGCTGGGCATGGTCGGGGTCCAAGTGCCCGCCCCGCAGGTGTACGAGACCCTGTCGGGCGGCGTCGCCGATGGCGCGATGATGCCGATCGACACCAATAAGGCGCTGCGCCTGTATGAGGTTACTCCGGAAACCTACATCATGCCGGGCGGCTTTTACCGCGGTTCCTTCGCGCTCATCTTGAGCGAGGCCTTCCTGGCGCGCCTTAGCGATGAGGACCGCGAGGCTGTGTTGTCGACGACCGGAGAGCGGCTGGCCGCGATGGCGGGCGCGGCCTGGGCCAGGGCGGATATTGCCGGGCTCGAACTGGTGGAGGAGGTGACAAGTATGCACACCTTCTCCGACGAGGATCAGCAAACCTTCGCCGGCATCTCGGCGGGCATCCGGCAAGAGACGATCGATGCGGTCGCCGACCGTGGCGTCGACGCTGCGGCAGCGCTGGAGATGATTGAAGAAACGGCGCGGGCCTACGTTCAATGA
- a CDS encoding RraA family protein, with protein MTDLTERLERCYTGAVYDVMRERGQENCVLPPEICGLTPQTRVAGPIFTLRGVAFDTQRDKDADYLLPWVRFLSEAPAGHVVLCQPNSGRLALMGELSAETLKSRGVRGYIVDGGSRDNSFICELGFPVFCRFRTPRDIVAKWVPDATGAPITIGDVLIRTGDYVLADFDGVVIIPAEIAEEVVAAVETVMSEEDKVREAIRAGRDPVEAYLEFGKF; from the coding sequence ATGACAGATCTGACCGAACGGCTCGAACGCTGCTACACCGGCGCCGTCTACGACGTCATGCGCGAGCGCGGCCAGGAGAACTGCGTTCTTCCGCCCGAAATCTGTGGCCTGACCCCGCAGACGCGGGTGGCCGGGCCGATCTTCACCCTGCGCGGTGTCGCCTTCGACACCCAGCGAGACAAGGATGCCGACTATCTTCTGCCGTGGGTCCGTTTCCTGTCCGAAGCGCCCGCCGGTCATGTGGTGCTTTGCCAGCCCAACTCCGGCCGACTGGCCCTGATGGGCGAACTGTCGGCCGAAACGCTCAAGTCGCGCGGCGTGCGCGGATACATCGTTGACGGCGGTTCGCGTGACAACAGCTTCATCTGCGAACTCGGGTTTCCGGTCTTCTGCCGCTTCCGCACGCCGCGCGACATCGTCGCCAAATGGGTCCCCGACGCGACCGGAGCGCCGATCACCATCGGCGACGTGCTGATCCGCACCGGCGATTATGTGCTGGCGGACTTCGACGGCGTGGTGATCATCCCGGCCGAGATCGCCGAAGAGGTCGTTGCCGCCGTCGAAACCGTCATGAGCGAGGAAGACAAGGTCCGCGAGGCGATCCGCGCCGGTCGCGATCCGGTCGAGGCCTATCTGGAATTCGGCAAGTTCTGA
- a CDS encoding TOBE domain-containing protein, translating to MADFVGTNPMNFIDARVQKGGKVVSGKTTWPISLPDQEASTVRLGIRPEDFRVQSGDARNVDVTFVEPLGSDTLVHGRVGEQEVPLRIDPQAPVRIGDRLPVAVNAAKLQAFDPDTGLRVN from the coding sequence GTGGCCGACTTCGTCGGCACCAATCCGATGAACTTCATCGACGCCCGAGTTCAGAAGGGCGGAAAAGTGGTCAGCGGGAAGACAACCTGGCCCATAAGCCTGCCCGACCAGGAGGCCAGCACCGTTCGGCTAGGCATTCGACCCGAAGACTTCCGTGTCCAATCCGGAGACGCGCGAAATGTCGATGTCACGTTCGTCGAACCGCTCGGTTCCGACACGCTCGTGCACGGGCGCGTTGGCGAGCAGGAGGTCCCGCTGCGCATCGACCCGCAAGCGCCGGTTCGGATCGGCGACCGGCTGCCGGTCGCAGTCAACGCGGCGAAGCTTCAGGCCTTCGACCCCGACACGGGCCTGAGGGTGAATTGA
- a CDS encoding SMP-30/gluconolactonase/LRE family protein → MDEVRCIAPTGDHCGEAATWDEERGTIYWVDINRFVLHAHRLESGATRSHLFGEPVVALSLTDRPGVLLVCLASQLVLFDTATGRHTALGVMLPGWPDVRFNDGRTDPCGAFWVGSMGNNVGPQGQNLDPVDGKGRLFRYHAGGDLQEMEAGIGIANTLCWAPDRRTFYFGDTLRNQIRAYPYDAATGDIGPGRIFFEGFERGLPDGSAIDAEGCLWNCRFGGGCIVRVTPDGTIDRIVEMPVANVTTCAFGGRTGSTLFVTTASLMRNEGDRLAGSLFAIETDTRGLPENRFKTEGSAR, encoded by the coding sequence ATGGACGAGGTGAGGTGCATCGCGCCAACCGGCGATCATTGCGGCGAGGCCGCGACATGGGACGAGGAACGCGGCACCATCTATTGGGTCGACATCAACCGCTTCGTCCTGCACGCGCATAGGCTGGAAAGCGGTGCCACCCGCAGCCATCTGTTCGGCGAACCGGTGGTCGCCCTGTCGTTGACGGACCGGCCCGGCGTGCTGCTCGTTTGTCTCGCCTCGCAACTCGTGCTGTTCGACACCGCGACCGGGCGGCACACGGCCCTGGGCGTGATGCTTCCCGGTTGGCCCGATGTCCGCTTCAACGATGGCCGCACCGACCCTTGCGGCGCCTTCTGGGTCGGATCGATGGGCAACAATGTCGGCCCGCAGGGCCAAAACCTTGATCCCGTCGACGGCAAGGGGCGGCTGTTCCGCTATCACGCGGGCGGCGATCTGCAGGAGATGGAAGCTGGCATCGGCATCGCCAACACGCTTTGCTGGGCGCCCGATAGGCGCACCTTCTATTTCGGCGACACGCTCCGCAACCAAATCCGCGCCTATCCCTACGACGCGGCGACCGGAGACATCGGTCCCGGGCGCATCTTCTTTGAAGGGTTCGAGCGCGGCCTGCCGGACGGTTCGGCGATCGACGCCGAAGGCTGTTTGTGGAACTGCCGTTTCGGAGGCGGCTGTATCGTCCGGGTGACGCCCGATGGCACCATTGACCGCATCGTCGAGATGCCCGTCGCCAACGTCACGACCTGCGCCTTCGGCGGCAGAACGGGTTCGACCTTGTTCGTGACAACCGCAAGCCTGATGAGGAACGAGGGCGACCGGCTTGCCGGAAGCCTGTTCGCCATCGAGACCGATACGCGCGGTCTCCCCGAAAACCGATTCAAGACAGAAGGATCAGCCCGATGA
- a CDS encoding substrate-binding domain-containing protein — protein sequence MMVMPFVTFGRTELFSEHAYFDIDNEFTAHQGTASLIAAGKRRIALIDGDRRYMFVRQRRRGYEKALHEAGLEMDETLIRHINVDADLARTAAAELAGAGADGFVCVNELAFLGARAGARAALGENFGSVGFSMRAGTNLADYIGTPAPLLFAFRGGMEPGRSASQAD from the coding sequence ATGATGGTCATGCCGTTCGTCACCTTCGGACGGACCGAGTTGTTCTCCGAGCATGCCTATTTCGACATCGACAACGAGTTCACCGCACACCAGGGAACGGCCTCGCTGATTGCGGCCGGCAAGCGGCGAATTGCCCTGATCGACGGCGACCGGCGCTACATGTTCGTGCGGCAGCGCCGGCGCGGTTATGAGAAAGCGCTGCACGAAGCCGGACTTGAGATGGACGAGACATTGATCCGGCACATCAATGTCGATGCCGATCTGGCGCGGACCGCCGCCGCAGAACTGGCCGGGGCGGGCGCCGATGGCTTTGTCTGCGTAAACGAGCTTGCCTTCCTGGGCGCGCGCGCCGGCGCACGAGCCGCGCTCGGAGAGAATTTCGGATCGGTGGGCTTTTCCATGCGCGCCGGCACGAATCTCGCCGACTATATCGGTACGCCAGCCCCGTTACTATTCGCGTTTCGAGGCGGGATGGAACCTGGCCGATCTGCTTCTCAAGCGGATTGA